TGTAAACGAAAGTACAAAATTTTAGTGATTGACGATGAAAAGGATGTTCACGAGATAACCTAACCGGCATGCGAAGGCATCCTTATTTTAAAAAAAGCCAAACTAACTTCTAAATGCCTATTCCGCTATGAAGAATAACGGAAGGTGAGCTATCAACTCATGGCTGATAGCTCACAGTAAATGTATTACACGGGCTTTCTTGCCGGGGCATATCCTTGTTGTTTAAGGTTTTTTCTGGACCATGTAATACAACACCGGGACCGCCATCCTGGAAATGAGCAGGGAAGCAATCTCGCCAAACATCAGCGAAATGGCAAGGCCCTGAAAAATGGGATCTGCCAAGATCACCGACGCGCCCACCACAACGGCCAGGGCCGTCAGCAGCATGGGCCGGAACCGGATGGCCCCGGCTTCCACCACAGCTTCGGCCAGGGGCAGGCCATGACTTCGGCGCAGTTCAATAAAATCCACCAGAATAATGGAATTTCGCACTACGATCCCAGCGCCTGCCATAAAGCCGATCATCGAAGTTGCCGTAAAAAAAGCTCCCAAGGCCCAGTGTGCAGGCAAAATACCGATCAAAGAGAACGGGATGGCCGCCATGACCACCAGGGGCGTTATATAGCTTTTAAACCAGCCCACCATGAGCATATAAATGAGCACCATGACCACACAGAACGCCAGGCCCAGATCCCGGAACACCTCCAGAGTAATATGCCACTCTCCGTCCCATTTGATGGAAGGCTCGGCCTGGCTGAACGGCTGCTTTAAGTTGTAAACAGTGAGCTGATCCCGGGTTCCGCCAAAATCCTTGGCTGACAGCTGGGCAACGGCTTTATTCATCCCAAGGATGGGGTAGACCGGACTTTCTGCGGCGCCTGCCACATCGCCGGTTACGTAGATTACCGGCTTCAAATTCTTTCGATAAATAGGTTGCTCCACAGGAACCCGGCTCAGGGTCACAAGTTCTCGCAAGGGTGTCAGGGCTGAGGCCGGATTATGCGGATTTCGCAATCCGATGTTCAAAAGAGAGTCAATCCGGGCGCGTTCGGCTTTGGGCAATTGAAAGACAATATCTATTTCTTCCTTATCCCGGGGCTGATGAAACAGATCCACGGACAATCCGGACAGGCCCATATTCACGGCCTTAGTGATGTCGCCTTCACTGATGCCGTGCAGGGCCGCTTTCTCCTTGTCCACCGTGATAATGGTCTTTTCACGATTATTTTCACGGTACCAGTCTATATCCACCACCCCGTCGGTTTGGACAAAAATCTGTTTGACCTTCTTGGCCAAAGCCAGGCGGGAGGCGTCGTTGGGACCATAAACCTCGGCAACCAGAGTCTGGAGAACCGGCGGCCCCGGGGGCACTTCGGCAACAGCGATGGTGGCCCCGTATTTTTTGGCAATGGCTGCCAGTGCCGGACGCACGTTTTTGGCGATTTCATGGCTTTGCCGGTCACGCTCCTGCTTGGATGCCAGGTTGACCTGAATGTCTGCCACACTCGACCCTGAACGCATAAAATAGTGTCGAACCAAACCGTTGAAATTGTATGGCGAGGCCGTACCAGCGTAAATTTGATAATCGGTGACATCCGGTTCATGTTTGATCACCTGGGCCATCTCCATGGCCACCCGGGTGGTCTGTTCCAGGGTACCGCCTTCGGGCATGTCCAGAATCACCTGGAATTCCGATTTATTGTCAAAGGGCAGCATCTTTACCTTTACCAGGCCTAATACAACCATGGCACAGGAACCCAACAGCATGGCAATAATGATGCAGAAAAACAGGATGCGCCAAGCACCGTGGGAAAGCAACGGATCCATGATACGGTGATAAAACCGGGTAAAAAAATCATCCGGCGCATGGTCCGGATCATGGCCCTTTTCTACGGCGCTCGTGTCTCCCGATACCACCGCCTGTTTGCGTTTTAAAATATGGGTGGCAGCCCAAGGGGTAATGGTAAATGCAATGATCAGGGAAAATACCATGGCCGCAGATGCCCCCACAGGAATCGGACGCATATACGGCCCCATGAGGCCGCCCACAAAGGCCATGGGTAAAATTGCGGCAATGACGGCCCAGGTGGCAAGAATGGTGGGATTGCCCACCTCGCTCACCGCTATGATGGCAATCTCTTTAAAGGAACGAGAGCTATTTTCCGGCAGCCGCATGTGCCTGACAATATTTTCCACCACCACAATGGCGTCGTCCACCAGAATACCAATGGAAAAAATCAGGGCAAACAGGGTAATCCGGTTCAGGGTATAGCCGTATAAATAGAACAGCAGCAGGGTCAACGCCAGGGTGGAAGGAATGGCCAGCATGACAACCATGGACTCCCGCCATCCCAGAAAAATCAAAATGAGCAAAGCCACCCCGAACACGGCAATTCCCATGTGCAACAGCAGTTCATTGGATTTTTCAGCTGCGGTTTCCCCATAATTCCGGGTGACGGTCACCTCTACATCCCCGGGAATGAGGCTGCCCTTGAGCTGATCCACCTTGGTCAACACCTGTTCCACCACATCAACGGCGTTGGCCCCGGGCCGCTTGGCCACGGAAATGGTGACAGCGGCTTCCGGATCATGGCGGTCCTTGGTGCCGAACAATACATAGGATTTAGGTTCTTCGGGCCCGTCCACGATGTTTGCCACCTGGTGCAGGTAGACGGGATTGCCGGAATGGACACCGATAACGATATTGCCGATATCTTCGGCTGTTTCCAAAAAGGTTCCGGTCTGGACAAGCATTTCGTGGTTATTGGCCTGGGTGGTACCTGAAAAACACCGGCGGTTGGCCTGGGTAAGATGATTGATCAAATCAAAGGGGGTCAGATTCCGGGCCGCCAGCTGCAACGCATCAAACAGCACGCGCACCTGACGACGGGTCCCCCCGATCAATTTGGTTTCAGAGACCTCAAAGATGGATTTCACCTCATCGTCCACCTGGGCGGCCAGCCGTCGCAGCATAAAATGGTCATAGATTTTGGAATGAAAGGTCAAGGCTAAAATCGGCACATCATCAATGGTGTGCGGTTTGATCAAGGGTTGGGAAACGCCGTGGGGTATCCGGTCAAAATTGGTTTGCAGCTTCTGGTTTAAGCGGACAATGGAAGTTTCCAGATCTTCCCCCACATAAAACCGAACAATCAGCATACTTTGGCCGGGCATGGAGGTGGAATAGATATACTCCACACCGGGCAGTTCATAGAGCAGCTTTTCCATGGGGATGCTCAACCGCTGCTCCACCTCCTTGGCCCCGGCCCCGGGCATGGCCACCATGACGTCAATCATGGGGACCTTAATCTGGGGTTCCTCTTCCCGGGGCAGCATGATAATGGCCATAAACCCGAGTAAAAGCGAGGCAAAAATACCGATCACTGTCAATTTGGATTCAACAAAGGTAGCGGCTAACCGGCCGGCAAACCCCTGGTGTTCGGGCAACTTATGTGGTTCAGTCATGGGATTTCTCTGTTTGCGTTTTGATGGGCTGTCCGTCCACGAGATGTTCGTTATTCTTAACAATTACCGTTTCACCGGGATTCAGGCCTGCCAGAATTTCCGTAAAACCGCCCTGGCGCATACCGGTTCGCACCAGGCGAAGATGGGCCTTGTTGTCCCCAGCCACAAAGACACGCTCCATCTGCCCCTGGGGCAACACGGTGCCGTCAGGGACAAACAAGGATGTCTTGGCCTGTCCGGGCAGCTTGACCCGGGCAAACTGCCCGGTGCGTAATTTCTCATTGTACGGTAGATCTATAGTGACCGGTGCGGTCCGGGAAGCAGGATCGGCCGAAGGCGCTACTTCCGCGACCTTTGCCTCGATGGTTAACCCGACCGTTGGGATTGTGACCGTAAGCGTCTGTTCCGGCTGAACTTGCAGAACCAGGCTTTCGGGCACGGCACACACCGCCTGCAATTTCTGATCATTTTCCATGCGCAGCAGCACCGTGCCGGATGTGGCCAAATCGCCGGCATGTATACTTTTTGCCGTGATCACGCCGGAAAAAGGAGCAGAGATGGAAGCATAACTGAGCATGGTCCTGGCTTCCTGGACGGCCGCGTTGGCCACGGCATACTGATCCTGCATGGATTTGACGGTTTCAGCTGTGGTGGCATGTTTTTTTAGAAGATTGCGTTCCCGGGTAAGATTGCGCCCCGCCTGATTAAGCCGGGCCCGGGCCTGATTTAGCTGGGCTGCGATCTCCCGGGCGCTGATCTCAACCAGCAGATCGCCTTTGGTTACTCGAGACCCTAACACCACCGGAACGTCGGTCACCACCCCGGTCACTTTTGCGGCAATGGCCGCACGCTCAACCGCCTGCAGGGTACCCACGACCTCAACAAGGGTGGGTACGGTCTGTTCAATTACTGTAGACGTCTGCACGGCTACAGCAGCCAGCGCCGTAGAAGCTTCCTGGGCCTGGACGCCAACGCCCGCCAACAGGCTCATCATCAAAATAAACATAAGGTGCATACAAATTTTCATTGAGATAACCATTGCCTTAAAAATGTCATTGTTAATTAGTATCTGTGGAGAAATAAAAATTTTTGTTCAAGTTCAAGGCGGATGAAAATTTTAACCACAGGTTAATATATATAATATTCCGATTTCATCCAACGAAGAAATTGGGCAAAAAGGCTATTTCTCAGCGTATTGCAGTAACCCGCAAGCCCGCCTTAAATTTGCCACCGCGACGCGGTGTTCCGCATTTGCCATTGCATGGCGCACCTGGGCTTCAGTCAACCGGTTTTCCGTATCAATCAGTTCCGAAGAGAGAACAAGACCCGCTTTGAAGCGTTCCCGGAACAATCGGGCAGACTCTTTGGCGGAAGTTACCATTTTTTGGGTCACCCGGCACCGTTTGTCCGTCTGATCAAGATTTAAAACCGCCTGACGGATCTCCAGCCCATAGGCCAACTCGATTTTACGAAGTTCTTTCTTTGCCTGGTCCAATGCGATGTTGGCCTGTTGAACCCTGGCATCTGTCTGTTTTCCGTCAAACAAGGTCATATTGACACGGACGCCGGCCATCCATGAGTCACCGGAACCATCTCCCATTTCAAACCCCTTGTCCACCTGATAGGAGCCAAAGGCATCTGCCGTGGGGTAGTAACCGCTTTTAGCCTGACGAATTTGAGCCTGTTTTGCCTGGATCAGAAACGCCATGGCTTTAATTTCCGACCGGTCTTTAAAATCAGGCTGGCTGGGAACAGGTTGTAACGGGGTATTGGCAAGATCGATGTTCACCTGTTCTCCGGTCACCCCCAGCACATTCAAAAAGCCTTGCTGAGAAAGGGCAAAACCATGCTGCGCCTGAATCAGATCTTCGCCGGCAAGGGATTGTTGAACCTGCAGGTTCAACAGCTCTTGTTTAAGCATATCCCCTTCTTCAAACCTGGCACTGGCCACCCGTATTGACGCCTCAATGGCCTGAACAGCCGCCTGCCGTGCACTGACATTTTCCCGGGCCTGAACAATGTTAAAAAAGGATTTTACTACAGCAAAACCAAGACTTCGCTTCACGGCTTCTTCCTGAAGCATGGCCGCTTTTTCCTGGGCATTGGCGGCTGCCACACCGGCCCGGCTTCGCCCGCCGTTGTATATCCGGTATGTCAGCTGCAACATAAATTGAAGATCGTCGGTTTCACCAGGATCGTTAAAATCAATACTGTTGGTAAACACCCCCTGGTTCAGGATGTTTCCAAACGAATACATGGGGTTGTTGGTGCGAGAATAGCCTGCCTGAACGCCCAATTGCGGATAAAAGGCTGAGTTGGCTTCTTGTATGGCGGCTGCAGATGCGGCAATTCGCTTTAAAGCAATCTGTGCATCGGGATTGTTCATCAGGGCAAATTGAACTGCTTCGGGGCAGGTCCACACATCCGGCACACTGTCATGGGCAAAAACGGCAGGCAAGTGCGACAAGGCACAGCATAAACAAACTGACACAATTATGCGTACCACATCTATCCCCAACCATTTGGAACTTTTCTGATACCTAAAAACCCAGATCATACATTATGCTCAACTTATATTTGATACTTTATTAAAAGTGCATAACCCGTTTTCATCTAATCTTTTACTGAACTATAAATTGATTCTCATTTTACCCGAAGTCAGTTCAAAACTGGAGAAAAAACTTGAGAAAATGACGTGGTTATTATAATTATCCACCGGCAGGGCCGGGATAAATATTGACCCCAATCAATTAACCTTATTCCATAATATTCAAATTTTAAAGCTTTTTAATATAGACATTATTAAGGAGTGATTGGATCTCAACTGTGTTAAATGGCATCATCATTATCATTGCTTTGATTTTAGGCAGTTATTTTGCCTTTTCCAAACGACTATCCCAATCTTTAAATTGGAAAGCCACAGTCACGCCCCTGGCGTCTATCATGGGAAGCGGTTTTTTAATCAGTGCACCGCTTCTGGCCGGAATCGTCGGTAACCTGGCCGTGGTATGTATGGCACTGCTTCTTGTGACGGCATACCTTGTGGGAGAAGCTATCCGGTTCAATATCCGTCATTTTGAACCCATTGAGAACCAGGGACATGGTAGCGCCCAAAGGGTGGCTTTCTTTTCCAGAATTGTTCTGACCTGTGCGTATTTCATCTCAATCACCTATTATCTGCAATTGCTGTCAGCCTTTCTTCTTAACAGTTTCAATATTAAAAACGAAGTGATGGCGAACTGCGTCACCACGGCACTTCTGGTGGCCATCGGTGCAATCGGAATGTGGCGGGGGCTGGATGAGTTGGAAAAGGTTGAAAAATATGCCATTGCCTTGAATCTTGGCATGATCGGGGCGCTTTTAGCCGGCTTGGCCATTTATAACGTTAAACTGGCCGCAGACGGACTATGGGAACTGCCTCAAATTTCATCTGCCATCAATTTTCATGATTTAAGAGTGCTGCTCGGACTCTTAATTGTTGTCCAGGGATTTGAAACCTCCCGCTATCTTGGGCAGGAACATCCGGCAGAGCAAAGAATCAGCACCATGCGAGCGGCCCAGTTGATATCCACAGGTATCTATCTGGCATTTATTGCCCTGGCAACCATTCTGTTTCACAAACATCTTGGATCGGATGTAACGGCAATCATCAGCATGTCAACGCCTGTGGCTTCCGTTCTGCCCATACTGCTCTCCGT
Above is a window of uncultured Desulfobacter sp. DNA encoding:
- a CDS encoding efflux RND transporter permease subunit; protein product: MTEPHKLPEHQGFAGRLAATFVESKLTVIGIFASLLLGFMAIIMLPREEEPQIKVPMIDVMVAMPGAGAKEVEQRLSIPMEKLLYELPGVEYIYSTSMPGQSMLIVRFYVGEDLETSIVRLNQKLQTNFDRIPHGVSQPLIKPHTIDDVPILALTFHSKIYDHFMLRRLAAQVDDEVKSIFEVSETKLIGGTRRQVRVLFDALQLAARNLTPFDLINHLTQANRRCFSGTTQANNHEMLVQTGTFLETAEDIGNIVIGVHSGNPVYLHQVANIVDGPEEPKSYVLFGTKDRHDPEAAVTISVAKRPGANAVDVVEQVLTKVDQLKGSLIPGDVEVTVTRNYGETAAEKSNELLLHMGIAVFGVALLILIFLGWRESMVVMLAIPSTLALTLLLFYLYGYTLNRITLFALIFSIGILVDDAIVVVENIVRHMRLPENSSRSFKEIAIIAVSEVGNPTILATWAVIAAILPMAFVGGLMGPYMRPIPVGASAAMVFSLIIAFTITPWAATHILKRKQAVVSGDTSAVEKGHDPDHAPDDFFTRFYHRIMDPLLSHGAWRILFFCIIIAMLLGSCAMVVLGLVKVKMLPFDNKSEFQVILDMPEGGTLEQTTRVAMEMAQVIKHEPDVTDYQIYAGTASPYNFNGLVRHYFMRSGSSVADIQVNLASKQERDRQSHEIAKNVRPALAAIAKKYGATIAVAEVPPGPPVLQTLVAEVYGPNDASRLALAKKVKQIFVQTDGVVDIDWYRENNREKTIITVDKEKAALHGISEGDITKAVNMGLSGLSVDLFHQPRDKEEIDIVFQLPKAERARIDSLLNIGLRNPHNPASALTPLRELVTLSRVPVEQPIYRKNLKPVIYVTGDVAGAAESPVYPILGMNKAVAQLSAKDFGGTRDQLTVYNLKQPFSQAEPSIKWDGEWHITLEVFRDLGLAFCVVMVLIYMLMVGWFKSYITPLVVMAAIPFSLIGILPAHWALGAFFTATSMIGFMAGAGIVVRNSIILVDFIELRRSHGLPLAEAVVEAGAIRFRPMLLTALAVVVGASVILADPIFQGLAISLMFGEIASLLISRMAVPVLYYMVQKKP
- a CDS encoding efflux RND transporter periplasmic adaptor subunit, whose translation is MHLMFILMMSLLAGVGVQAQEASTALAAVAVQTSTVIEQTVPTLVEVVGTLQAVERAAIAAKVTGVVTDVPVVLGSRVTKGDLLVEISAREIAAQLNQARARLNQAGRNLTRERNLLKKHATTAETVKSMQDQYAVANAAVQEARTMLSYASISAPFSGVITAKSIHAGDLATSGTVLLRMENDQKLQAVCAVPESLVLQVQPEQTLTVTIPTVGLTIEAKVAEVAPSADPASRTAPVTIDLPYNEKLRTGQFARVKLPGQAKTSLFVPDGTVLPQGQMERVFVAGDNKAHLRLVRTGMRQGGFTEILAGLNPGETVIVKNNEHLVDGQPIKTQTEKSHD
- a CDS encoding TolC family protein, translating into MVRIIVSVCLCCALSHLPAVFAHDSVPDVWTCPEAVQFALMNNPDAQIALKRIAASAAAIQEANSAFYPQLGVQAGYSRTNNPMYSFGNILNQGVFTNSIDFNDPGETDDLQFMLQLTYRIYNGGRSRAGVAAANAQEKAAMLQEEAVKRSLGFAVVKSFFNIVQARENVSARQAAVQAIEASIRVASARFEEGDMLKQELLNLQVQQSLAGEDLIQAQHGFALSQQGFLNVLGVTGEQVNIDLANTPLQPVPSQPDFKDRSEIKAMAFLIQAKQAQIRQAKSGYYPTADAFGSYQVDKGFEMGDGSGDSWMAGVRVNMTLFDGKQTDARVQQANIALDQAKKELRKIELAYGLEIRQAVLNLDQTDKRCRVTQKMVTSAKESARLFRERFKAGLVLSSELIDTENRLTEAQVRHAMANAEHRVAVANLRRACGLLQYAEK